In a single window of the Mycolicibacterium poriferae genome:
- a CDS encoding MPT63 family protein, which translates to MKITTVLATTAAAAGIGVLSAPIALADNPTPNLVTLGQPAELINGSVVQAWTISGLKPSSDVIPWHVRGALWEATATNTAVAGTVQPIVSDLNARARNGDTYRTLFLVATPQGVNPAALAQGQQTSGKIYFDVTGAQPDSVVYNDGGRDLAVWLTPPPAPPAPAAGGSAPYRGTPSVSSPAQDTEAAPAAVPPAAETPMTPAPASVGTPLTPGSVGTPLPTGSAGTPLPTGDAVAPGGTPAPAGSPSVTTTPDISTGTPLPAETPAPATAAAPAPTAPTATPAGSAGTPLPAPEVAPAAGAGTPAAPVTTTPVPMP; encoded by the coding sequence GTGAAGATCACGACCGTGTTGGCGACAACCGCAGCGGCCGCCGGGATCGGTGTCTTGAGCGCACCAATCGCGCTGGCCGACAACCCCACTCCGAACCTGGTGACGTTGGGCCAGCCAGCCGAACTGATCAACGGGTCGGTGGTGCAGGCCTGGACGATCAGCGGGCTCAAGCCCAGCAGCGACGTCATCCCCTGGCATGTTCGCGGAGCGCTGTGGGAAGCCACCGCCACCAACACGGCGGTCGCGGGCACCGTTCAGCCCATCGTGTCCGACCTCAACGCGCGGGCCCGCAACGGCGACACCTACCGAACGTTGTTCCTGGTCGCCACCCCTCAGGGAGTCAACCCGGCCGCGCTCGCCCAAGGGCAGCAGACCTCAGGGAAAATCTACTTCGACGTGACCGGCGCCCAGCCCGACAGCGTCGTCTACAACGACGGTGGCCGCGACCTCGCGGTCTGGCTGACCCCGCCGCCCGCACCGCCAGCCCCCGCGGCCGGCGGCTCGGCCCCCTACCGGGGAACCCCCAGTGTCAGCTCGCCAGCGCAAGATACCGAAGCCGCCCCGGCGGCGGTCCCGCCGGCAGCCGAAACGCCCATGACGCCCGCACCCGCCAGCGTGGGCACACCACTGACCCCCGGCAGTGTCGGTACACCCCTGCCCACCGGCAGCGCGGGAACTCCCCTGCCGACCGGCGACGCCGTAGCCCCCGGCGGCACCCCAGCCCCAGCGGGTAGCCCATCGGTCACGACAACCCCCGACATCAGCACAGGAACCCCGCTGCCGGCCGAGACCCCCGCACCCGCCACCGCCGCCGCTCCCGCGCCGACCGCGCCGACCGCGACGCCCGCGGGTAGCGCCGGCACCCCCCTGCCCGCGCCCGAGGTAGCTCCGGCCGCCGGTGCGGGAACGCCGGCGGCGCCGGTCACCACCACGCCGGTACCGATGCCCTGA